In one window of Mesorhizobium sp. B2-1-1 DNA:
- a CDS encoding TIGR02281 family clan AA aspartic protease, translating to MLRKLLILSVFAGTSASIPIVYQSNPQMFESLLKTAVTAKPAADARPEVALAAAPDKPVAPLPMGRKVVVTADARGHFSSAFKLNGRQIDGMIDTGATLVAVNTSTARRIGLSLNPSDFSHEVNTANGTIKAAVVMIDRLQIGSITVNDVQAIVLDDKALHTNLIGMSFLNRLGKYQAENGTLLLVQ from the coding sequence ATGCTGCGCAAGCTACTTATCCTCAGCGTCTTTGCCGGTACATCGGCATCCATCCCGATTGTCTATCAGTCGAATCCGCAGATGTTCGAAAGCCTGCTGAAAACGGCGGTGACGGCCAAGCCAGCGGCCGACGCCCGTCCGGAGGTCGCCTTGGCAGCGGCTCCCGACAAGCCGGTGGCGCCGTTGCCGATGGGCCGCAAGGTTGTCGTCACGGCCGACGCGCGAGGGCATTTCTCGTCGGCCTTCAAACTGAACGGACGCCAGATCGATGGCATGATCGATACAGGAGCGACACTGGTCGCCGTCAACACCTCGACGGCGCGCAGGATCGGATTGTCGCTGAACCCGTCGGATTTCAGTCATGAGGTCAACACGGCCAACGGCACGATCAAGGCGGCGGTGGTGATGATCGACCGCTTGCAGATCGGCAGCATCACCGTCAACGACGTGCAGGCCATCGTGCTCGACGACAAGGCGCTGCACACCAATTTGATCGGCATGAGCTTTCTCAATCGGCTGGGCAAATATCAGGCCGAAAACGGCACGCTGCTTCTTGTCCAGTGA
- the deoA gene encoding thymidine phosphorylase codes for MLPQEIIRHKRDGHRLPAREIADFIAGVTDGAVTDGQVAAFAMAVFFNGMGRDEAVALTLAMRDSGDVLDWSDLPGPVTDKHSTGGVGDNVSLMLAPIVAACGAYVPMISGRGLGHTGGTLDKMDSIPGYASQPDITLFRKAVLEAGCAIIGQTADLAPADRRLYAIRDVTGTVESVPLITASILSKKLAAGLGSLVLDVKVGNGAFMEKSRDATALANSLVEVASGAGLKVSALITGMNEPLASAAGNAVEVRNAVDFLTGRLRDRRLEDVTLALAAEMLQAAGLVPSNQDGMRRATETLASGRAAATFARMVTVLGGPADFIDKPERYLPVAPTEHAVRAIADGFVTGIATRDIGLAVVGLGGGRTRPDDKVDPAVGITRLLPVGAEVRAGEPLALVHARSVSDAEAAAATVLSAYAIGASKPPADKSVIRRILPRG; via the coding sequence ATGCTTCCGCAGGAAATCATCCGCCACAAGCGTGACGGCCACAGACTGCCGGCGCGCGAAATCGCCGACTTCATCGCTGGCGTAACCGATGGCGCCGTCACCGATGGCCAGGTCGCGGCTTTCGCCATGGCGGTGTTCTTCAACGGCATGGGCCGCGACGAGGCCGTGGCGTTGACATTGGCCATGCGCGATTCCGGCGACGTGCTCGACTGGTCGGACCTGCCCGGCCCGGTCACGGACAAACACTCGACAGGCGGCGTCGGCGACAACGTCTCGCTGATGCTGGCGCCGATCGTCGCTGCCTGCGGCGCTTATGTGCCGATGATATCCGGCCGCGGCCTCGGCCACACCGGCGGCACGCTGGATAAAATGGATTCCATCCCCGGCTACGCCAGCCAGCCCGACATCACGCTGTTTCGCAAGGCGGTGCTAGAGGCGGGTTGCGCCATCATCGGCCAGACCGCGGACCTCGCGCCGGCCGACCGCCGGCTCTATGCCATCCGTGACGTGACCGGAACCGTGGAGTCGGTGCCGCTGATCACCGCCTCGATCCTGTCGAAGAAACTGGCGGCAGGCCTGGGGTCGCTGGTGCTCGACGTCAAGGTCGGCAATGGCGCCTTCATGGAGAAGTCGCGCGACGCGACGGCGCTCGCCAACAGCCTGGTCGAAGTCGCAAGCGGCGCCGGATTAAAAGTTTCGGCGTTGATCACCGGCATGAACGAACCGCTGGCGTCGGCCGCCGGCAATGCGGTCGAGGTGCGCAACGCCGTCGATTTCCTGACCGGCCGCCTTCGCGACCGGCGCCTGGAGGATGTGACGCTGGCGCTCGCCGCCGAAATGCTGCAGGCGGCGGGTCTGGTGCCGTCCAACCAGGACGGCATGCGGCGGGCCACCGAAACGCTTGCCAGCGGCCGCGCCGCCGCCACCTTCGCGCGCATGGTGACGGTGCTCGGCGGCCCCGCCGATTTCATTGACAAGCCGGAACGATATTTGCCCGTTGCGCCAACGGAACACGCGGTGAGAGCGATCGCGGACGGCTTCGTCACCGGCATTGCCACGCGTGATATCGGCCTTGCCGTGGTCGGGCTGGGCGGCGGCCGCACCCGGCCAGACGACAAGGTCGACCCGGCGGTCGGCATCACCAGGCTGTTGCCGGTCGGCGCCGAGGTTCGAGCTGGCGAGCCGCTGGCGCTGGTCCATGCCCGCTCGGTGTCCGACGCCGAAGCCGCGGCGGCAACGGTGCTTTCGGCCTATGCGATCGGCGCTTCCAAGCCGCCTGCCGACAAGTCGGTCATCCGGCGCATCCTGCCGCGTGGCTGA
- a CDS encoding purine-nucleoside phosphorylase → MKEALDHLIERLDGLAPTTALVLGSGLGGLVSQVENPIRVSYADLPGFPRSGVSGHAGEVVVGLLAGTPVLMLSGRAHYYEHGNAAAMRPVLEVLAGTGITKLILTNAAGSVDPEMGSGSVMLISDHINFSGTNPLIGEPSDRRFVGLTEAYDAGIRKAIEQAAKATGTALHKGVYMWFSGPCFETPAEIRMARIMGANAVGMSTVPEVILARFLGLRVAACSIITNLAAGMTGAELSHQETKDMAPVGGARLATILKRVFRDGLLEN, encoded by the coding sequence ATGAAGGAAGCGCTCGACCATCTGATCGAACGGCTGGACGGCCTGGCGCCGACCACGGCGCTGGTGCTGGGCTCTGGCCTGGGAGGGCTGGTCAGCCAGGTCGAGAACCCGATCCGTGTTTCCTATGCCGATCTGCCCGGCTTTCCCAGAAGCGGCGTTTCCGGCCATGCCGGAGAGGTGGTGGTCGGGCTGCTTGCCGGCACGCCGGTGCTGATGCTGTCGGGCCGCGCCCACTATTACGAGCACGGCAACGCGGCGGCGATGCGGCCGGTGCTGGAGGTGCTCGCCGGCACCGGCATCACCAAGCTGATCCTCACCAATGCCGCCGGCTCGGTCGATCCGGAGATGGGGTCGGGTTCGGTGATGCTGATATCGGACCACATCAATTTCTCCGGCACCAACCCGCTGATCGGCGAGCCGAGCGATCGCCGTTTCGTCGGCCTGACCGAAGCCTACGATGCCGGCATCCGCAAGGCGATCGAACAGGCGGCGAAGGCGACCGGCACGGCGCTGCACAAGGGCGTCTACATGTGGTTCTCCGGCCCGTGCTTCGAAACGCCGGCCGAGATCCGCATGGCGCGCATCATGGGTGCCAACGCGGTCGGCATGTCGACCGTGCCGGAAGTCATCCTTGCCCGCTTCCTTGGCCTGCGTGTCGCCGCCTGCTCGATCATCACCAATCTTGCCGCCGGCATGACCGGAGCCGAGCTTTCGCACCAGGAGACCAAGGATATGGCCCCGGTCGGCGGCGCGCGGCTGGCGACGATCCTGAAGCGTGTGTTCCGCGACGGACTGTTGGAGAACTGA
- the cdd gene encoding cytidine deaminase, translated as MSHELFEAAKAAMAKAYAPYSKFPVGAALRTEDGRVFTGANIEVASYPEGWCAETTALGHYIMGGGGKIMEIAVLAERMAKCSPCGGCRQRLAEFCRPETKLYLCDNAGVAETVTMGDMLPYGFRGDMLK; from the coding sequence ATGTCGCATGAATTATTCGAAGCGGCGAAGGCTGCCATGGCCAAGGCCTATGCCCCCTATTCGAAATTTCCGGTCGGTGCCGCACTTCGCACCGAGGACGGGCGCGTCTTCACGGGCGCCAATATCGAGGTCGCCTCCTATCCGGAAGGCTGGTGCGCCGAGACGACGGCGCTCGGCCATTACATCATGGGCGGCGGCGGCAAGATCATGGAAATCGCCGTCCTTGCCGAGCGCATGGCCAAATGCTCGCCTTGCGGCGGCTGCCGGCAGCGGCTGGCCGAATTCTGCCGTCCGGAAACGAAACTCTATCTCTGCGACAATGCCGGCGTCGCCGAAACCGTGACCATGGGCGACATGCTGCCTTACGGCTTTCGCGGCGACATGCTGAAATGA
- a CDS encoding ABC transporter permease, producing MDTFNAIVQTLDSTIRLSVPLLFACLAGLYSERAGIFDIGLEGKMLVGAFAGAAAASVFHSAFLGLGMAVVISVAFAMIHGFASITHRGNQIVSGVAINFIAAGSTIILGQAWFQQGGRTPALQPGERFEAIIWPGAEAVRGVPILGPIYAELISGHSILVYLAFAMVPFTWWVLFRTRFGLRLRAVGENPAAVDTAGISVAWLRYRALICTGILTGVAGAYLSMVQNGGFVKDMTAGKGYIALAALIFAKWKPVNAMFACLLFGFLDALSIRLQGSPLPLIGKVPVQFMQALPYILTVILLAGFIGKAIPPRAGGVPYVKER from the coding sequence ATGGACACCTTCAACGCCATCGTCCAGACGCTGGACTCCACCATCCGCCTCTCGGTGCCGCTGCTGTTCGCCTGCCTGGCCGGCCTCTATTCGGAACGCGCCGGCATCTTCGACATCGGCCTCGAAGGCAAGATGCTGGTCGGCGCTTTCGCCGGTGCGGCGGCGGCCTCCGTGTTCCATTCGGCCTTTCTCGGTCTCGGCATGGCGGTCGTGATCTCGGTCGCGTTCGCCATGATCCACGGCTTCGCCTCGATCACCCATCGCGGCAACCAGATCGTCTCCGGCGTGGCGATCAATTTCATCGCCGCCGGATCGACCATCATCCTTGGCCAGGCATGGTTTCAGCAGGGCGGGCGCACCCCGGCGCTGCAGCCGGGCGAGCGGTTCGAAGCGATCATCTGGCCCGGCGCCGAAGCTGTCCGAGGCGTGCCGATCCTCGGGCCGATCTACGCGGAACTGATCTCCGGCCATTCCATACTGGTCTATCTCGCCTTCGCGATGGTGCCTTTCACCTGGTGGGTGCTGTTTCGCACGCGCTTTGGGCTGCGGCTGCGCGCGGTCGGCGAAAACCCGGCCGCCGTGGACACCGCCGGCATCTCGGTCGCCTGGCTGCGCTACAGGGCGCTGATCTGCACCGGCATCCTGACCGGCGTCGCCGGCGCCTATCTGTCGATGGTGCAGAATGGCGGCTTCGTGAAGGACATGACCGCCGGCAAGGGCTACATCGCGCTGGCCGCATTGATCTTTGCCAAGTGGAAGCCGGTCAACGCCATGTTCGCCTGCCTGCTGTTCGGCTTCCTCGACGCCCTGTCGATCCGCCTGCAAGGCTCGCCGCTGCCGCTCATCGGCAAGGTGCCGGTGCAGTTCATGCAGGCCCTGCCCTATATTCTCACCGTCATCCTGCTCGCCGGTTTCATCGGCAAGGCGATCCCGCCGCGCGCCGGCGGCGTGCCTTATGTCAAGGAACGCTGA
- a CDS encoding ABC transporter permease, which produces MSTPYAKLPAWADYGLIPLINLSVAFIVAGFVVLLVGENPFRAAVILVEGAFGKGTGIAFTLFYATTFIFTGLSVAVAAHCGLFNIGTEGQAYIAGLGIAIVCLSFDSVLPWWLTFPLAIVASAAVGALWALIPAYLQARRGSHIVITTIMFNFIAASIMVYLLVGPLKPAASQAPQTRNFLAGAELPKLNWVIELFGAKIRSAPLNISFLLALLMAFLVWLLIWRTRLGYEMRTYGHSPKAARYAGISETRIIITAMMISGALAGMMALNPVMGDQHNVAIDFVSGAGFVGIAVALMGRLHPVGIVLAAILFGMLYQGGAELAFEMPAISRDMIVIIQGLVILFAGALEHMFRPYIQALFASLSPRSVGMEAVKGKGA; this is translated from the coding sequence ATGAGCACGCCCTATGCCAAATTGCCGGCCTGGGCCGACTATGGGCTGATCCCGCTGATCAATCTGTCTGTGGCCTTCATCGTCGCGGGCTTCGTCGTGCTTCTGGTCGGCGAGAACCCGTTCCGTGCCGCCGTCATCTTGGTCGAGGGCGCCTTCGGCAAGGGAACAGGTATCGCCTTTACCCTCTTCTATGCCACCACCTTCATCTTCACCGGACTTTCGGTGGCGGTAGCAGCGCATTGCGGCCTGTTCAACATCGGCACCGAGGGACAGGCCTACATCGCCGGCCTCGGCATCGCCATCGTCTGTCTTTCCTTCGACAGCGTGCTGCCATGGTGGCTGACATTTCCGCTGGCCATCGTGGCTTCGGCGGCCGTCGGCGCCTTGTGGGCGCTGATCCCCGCCTATCTGCAGGCCAGGCGCGGCTCGCACATCGTCATCACCACCATCATGTTCAACTTCATCGCCGCTTCGATCATGGTCTACCTGCTGGTCGGCCCGTTGAAACCGGCAGCCTCGCAGGCGCCGCAGACGCGCAACTTCCTGGCGGGCGCGGAATTGCCGAAACTCAACTGGGTCATCGAGCTGTTCGGCGCCAAGATCCGCTCGGCACCGCTCAACATCTCCTTCCTGCTCGCGCTGCTCATGGCCTTCCTGGTCTGGCTGCTGATCTGGCGCACCAGGCTCGGCTATGAGATGCGCACCTACGGCCACAGCCCAAAGGCGGCGCGCTATGCCGGCATTTCCGAAACCCGCATCATCATCACCGCCATGATGATCTCGGGTGCGCTCGCCGGCATGATGGCGCTCAACCCGGTGATGGGCGACCAGCACAATGTCGCGATCGACTTCGTCAGCGGCGCCGGTTTCGTCGGCATCGCCGTGGCGCTGATGGGTCGCCTGCACCCTGTCGGCATCGTGCTGGCGGCCATCCTGTTTGGCATGCTCTACCAGGGCGGCGCCGAACTCGCCTTCGAGATGCCTGCGATCAGCCGCGACATGATCGTGATCATTCAAGGGTTGGTCATCCTGTTCGCCGGTGCTCTCGAACACATGTTCAGGCCTTACATCCAGGCGCTGTTCGCCTCGCTCAGCCCGAGGTCGGTCGGCATGGAAGCGGTCAAGGGAAAAGGCGCCTGA
- a CDS encoding ABC transporter ATP-binding protein, which produces MELAAIELIGINKSFGAVRANRDINLEIARGTIHGIVGENGAGKSTLMSILYGFYQADSGEIRVGGKPASISTPNDAIALGIGMVHQHFMLVDNFSVLENVILGAESDALLKKSIAKARSELERLEREYGLEVDPDAIVEELPVGLQQRVEILKALYRGAEILILDEPTGVLTPAEADHLFRILKQLKEQGKTVVLITHKLREIMAITDTVSVMRQGTMVATRETKKTTVAELAELMVGRRVLLRVEKGEAEAGAVKLAVKNLTVKDSRGVTMVDDISFDLRAGEIVGIAGVAGNGQSELLEAISGIRHAVSGSVMLEGKPIDLTGKADPGELRDRGLAHVPEDRHHVGLVLAFEENENSILGYHDDPRYLRGPFLNIDAIVADAKDKIEKYDIRPGNPRLKTANFSGGNQQKIVLAREIEQDPGVLIVGQPTRGVDVGAIEFIHKRLIAMRDQGKAVLVVSVELDEIRSLSDRILVMFAGRIVGERGPEASEGELGLLMAGVERQEAAQ; this is translated from the coding sequence ATCGAACTGGCTGCAATCGAACTGATCGGCATCAACAAGAGTTTTGGCGCCGTGCGCGCCAACCGCGACATCAACCTGGAAATCGCGCGCGGCACCATCCACGGCATCGTCGGCGAAAACGGCGCCGGCAAGTCGACGCTGATGTCGATTCTGTATGGCTTCTACCAGGCCGACAGCGGCGAGATCCGCGTCGGCGGCAAGCCGGCATCGATAAGCACGCCCAACGATGCGATCGCGCTCGGCATCGGCATGGTGCACCAGCATTTCATGCTGGTCGACAATTTCTCGGTCCTGGAGAACGTCATCCTGGGCGCCGAAAGCGACGCCTTGCTGAAGAAAAGCATCGCCAAGGCGCGTTCCGAACTGGAGCGGCTGGAGCGTGAATACGGCCTCGAGGTCGATCCCGACGCCATCGTCGAGGAATTGCCGGTCGGCCTGCAGCAGCGCGTCGAGATCCTCAAGGCGCTTTATCGCGGCGCCGAGATCCTGATCCTCGACGAGCCGACGGGCGTGCTGACGCCGGCCGAGGCCGACCACCTCTTCCGCATCCTCAAGCAATTGAAGGAGCAGGGAAAGACGGTGGTGCTGATCACCCACAAATTGCGCGAGATCATGGCCATCACCGACACGGTTTCGGTGATGCGCCAGGGCACGATGGTGGCGACCAGGGAAACGAAGAAGACCACCGTCGCGGAACTGGCCGAGCTGATGGTCGGGCGCCGCGTGCTCTTGCGGGTGGAGAAGGGCGAAGCGGAAGCCGGCGCGGTAAAACTCGCGGTCAAGAACCTGACGGTCAAGGATTCCCGCGGCGTCACCATGGTCGACGACATCTCCTTCGACCTGCGCGCCGGCGAGATCGTCGGCATCGCCGGTGTCGCCGGCAACGGCCAGTCCGAACTGCTCGAGGCGATCTCCGGCATCAGGCACGCCGTTTCCGGTTCGGTGATGCTCGAGGGCAAGCCGATCGATCTCACCGGCAAGGCCGATCCCGGCGAACTGCGCGACCGCGGCCTCGCCCATGTGCCTGAGGATCGCCATCATGTCGGGCTGGTGCTGGCCTTCGAGGAGAACGAGAATTCCATCCTCGGCTACCATGACGATCCCCGCTACCTCAGAGGACCTTTCCTCAACATCGATGCCATCGTTGCCGATGCCAAGGACAAGATCGAGAAATACGACATCCGCCCCGGCAATCCACGGCTGAAGACCGCCAACTTCTCCGGCGGCAACCAGCAGAAGATCGTGCTCGCGCGCGAAATCGAACAGGACCCCGGCGTTCTCATCGTCGGCCAGCCGACGCGCGGCGTCGACGTCGGCGCCATCGAGTTCATCCACAAGCGCCTGATCGCCATGCGCGACCAGGGCAAGGCCGTGCTGGTCGTGTCGGTCGAGCTCGATGAGATCCGCTCGCTCTCCGACCGCATCCTGGTCATGTTTGCCGGCCGCATCGTCGGCGAACGCGGGCCGGAGGCGAGCGAGGGCGAGCTCGGCCTTCTGATGGCGGGTGTTGAGCGCCAGGAGGCGGCGCAATGA
- a CDS encoding SlyX family protein — MTMPADRLTTLEIRSAEQEKTIEELSGQIAEQWKVIERMQRKLDALTDRFLALEEQAAPDVPVTKPPHW; from the coding sequence ATGACCATGCCCGCCGACCGGCTGACGACGCTGGAGATCCGCTCCGCCGAGCAGGAGAAGACCATCGAGGAACTGTCCGGCCAGATCGCCGAGCAGTGGAAGGTGATCGAGCGCATGCAGCGCAAGCTCGACGCGCTGACCGACCGCTTCCTGGCGCTGGAGGAACAGGCGGCACCCGACGTGCCGGTGACTAAGCCGCCGCACTGGTAG